The region TTATTAAACCTCATAGGTTTCCAAAACCTATGAGGTTTGTCTTAGAATAATTCATCATTATAAATATTCTTTAACTACGATAAGAATAAAAAAGATCAGCCAATATTTGTAAAAGTTCTGTAAAGGTTGGAACTCCTAACATTCGAGGAGTAATTTTGACGATATTATTCGGTTTTGTTTAAATTCATTATCTTTAGTCTGGAAAACTAAAATTATGAATAACAACTTTACAATTTCTTTTCGGAAAATAGTCTTTTTCCTGTTTCTTGCATTCAGTTTTAATATAACTTTTGGGCAGCAAAAACAATATAAGGTTGTGGCTTATATTTCTTCGGATAGTACTTCCTTAATGCAGTATGACCTGAAGAAAGTAACCCATCTTATTTACGGATTTGCCCATTTGGATAATGAAGGGAAACTAAGCATTAACAAGAAAAAGGACACTGTGATGTTAAGAACCTTTGCCGAATTAAAGAAAAAACATCCCAAACTAAAAACAATGATTGCTTTAGGAGGTTGGACAGGCTGTTTTACCTGTTCTGCAACATTCTCGGATAAAAACAAAAGAATAGAATTCGCAAAATCTACAAAAGCTTTTATAGATTATTTCAAATTAGACGGTATAGATCTGGATTGGGAATATCCTGCGATAAAAGGACCTCCAGAACATTTATACCAGGATCAGGATAAACCAAACTTTACAGACCTTGTAATACAGTTGCGTAAACAATTAGGGAAAACAAAGCTTATTACATTTGCAGCCGGAGGATTCGGTGATTTCTTTGAGAAATCTATTGAATGGCAGAAAGTTAATCCATATTTGGATTTCGTGAATCTTATGAGCTACGATCTTGTGCATGGCTACTCTACTGAAACAGGGCATCAGTCTGCATTATATTCTAACAGATCTCAGGACGAGTCTATAGACAGAGCTGTAAATTTTTTCAGAAAGTATAAATTTCCTTTAAGTAAAGTTGTCGTTGGTGTACCTTTCTATACCCGTTATTTTCAGGTTGAAGATACCAGTGATAATGGCTTGTTTAAAGCGGCTAAGTTTGTAAGTGGAAAAGATTATAAAAACAATAAAGATACTATGGAATCCGATGGTTTTGTGGCTTATTGGGATTCGACAGCATCAGTGCCTTACTGGTTCAATGCAGAGAAAAAGCTTTTTGCTACCGGTGATAACAAAAAATCGATTAAGATAAAAACTGATTATATCAAAAAGCAACGTCTG is a window of Elizabethkingia anophelis R26 DNA encoding:
- a CDS encoding glycoside hydrolase family 18 protein — its product is MNNNFTISFRKIVFFLFLAFSFNITFGQQKQYKVVAYISSDSTSLMQYDLKKVTHLIYGFAHLDNEGKLSINKKKDTVMLRTFAELKKKHPKLKTMIALGGWTGCFTCSATFSDKNKRIEFAKSTKAFIDYFKLDGIDLDWEYPAIKGPPEHLYQDQDKPNFTDLVIQLRKQLGKTKLITFAAGGFGDFFEKSIEWQKVNPYLDFVNLMSYDLVHGYSTETGHQSALYSNRSQDESIDRAVNFFRKYKFPLSKVVVGVPFYTRYFQVEDTSDNGLFKAAKFVSGKDYKNNKDTMESDGFVAYWDSTASVPYWFNAEKKLFATGDNKKSIKIKTDYIKKQRLGGIMFWELASDAPKDGLLDTIQF